In Legionella hackeliae, the genomic stretch GGCTCGTCATAAACAACGGATTTTGGATGAAAAAGCCTATTATGGCAAAGCAGGTCTTGAAACGGTTCATTTTAATTACCGTCGTCAACAAAAAGAAGAGCGTACACCGGATAATTATGTATGGGCAGGAACCCATGCTGAGGGCATTTTACTGAGCGGGGCCAAAGGGGATGCTGGGATTAATGGTGCTAAAAATATGGGAACGGCACTGATTCGACTGGATTCTAATGGAATTATGCCCAACAATCGCCATTCACGCCTTAATGGCTGCCTTGCTATTGTCTCTACGTATGGTGATTTGTCCGATGATGCAGTAGTGATGCACCTTGAAACCCTTTCGTGTGCGAAACCTAATTTAAGTTTTGAACAAAAGGTGTATGGCGCAGTGTATGACTTGGATGCGATGCAAGACTTACGCGGTACATCCATTTTAAAAACCAAACCTCTTTTAGAATACAGTGCGGCTGCAGGGATTTTAGCAGGCTTTGGGGATGGGCTTAAAAACCTCAATACAGCTCAGACCATTAATCCAGGCGCAGGCACCATTACGACTTATGGTCAGGCCTCTACGCTGATGCAATCAGCAGCAGGAGGGGCGGTGAGTAATCCGGCCAATAAAATCTCCGACTACATCATGAAAATCGCCGATATTTATCACCCTCTGGTGGTGGCACGTGCAGGACGGCGTGTATCCATCATGTTCACCAAAGGCTTTTGGATTGATAGGGCGCACCAATCGTTTGAATCGGGTAAATCCATTGATAATCAATCGGCTCAAAATGAGGCCGCGATTACAACAACCATTAGCCGAGCAGGCGGTGAAGGTGGGGAGAGTAGCAGTGGAGAGTCAACTGCTCCGCAATCCACGTTCCAATCCGATACGCAAACGGCACAGCAATTTTTAAATCAGAACGGGATGCCCAATCAACCACTCTTTTCAACAGTTAATCCTACAGGAGACGTACATGGTTAAAGCTTGGTTTGTTTTGTTCTGTTGTTGTTCGGCAGTGACGCTTACGGGGTGTTCACGCTCCATTTTTGATCATCAAGATGTTCGCTGTCCTTTTGTCGAGCGTGGTGGGTGCCAAAGCATGGAGCAGGTGAATCGTATGGTGGATGCACGGCGATTTACACCGGATGGGCAATACGTGCAACAAGAGCAATGTGTAGGCTGCAGCGCCTATTCAAAATAAATGAAACGGAAACTTTTTTAGGATTAACTATGTTCGCAACACTAAAAAAATACGTCCAGGGTTTTAGGAATTCAATTGATGATTATTTGGTGGATGGGGAAGAATCGTCTTCCCAAAATACCTTAAATGTTGGCGATCACCAATACCCTCTTTTTTGCAAGGAACTTCCTTATCAGTATTATGACGAGGAATCGCATTTATTTATTAATCGCTGGAACACAGGCTTATTGTATCGCATCACCCCGTTAACCGGTGCGAATGAAAAAATTGCAGAGCAGTTGGACTCGATTTTAAGAACCAAGGTTTCTGATGAATTTACCTTACAGCTCATCTTAGTCAAACACAATCAAGTGGGGCATGAGCTGGATGCTTTTTCAAACCAGTTCATGACTCCAGATTTTGAACAGTTAAGTGTGATGGGCAAAAGCCTTCGTTCGTTTTATGGTGAGGCCGCAGTTCATGGATTTAAAACCAATACCAATGTTAATCCTCGAATTACACAAACTGAATGTTATGTCGTTGTCGATAAAATCAAGGGAAAAAATGAGGAAGAGGTTAAAGCCTGCTTTGCTCAATTTCGTATTGCCTTTGAAGCCTCGTTGATGTCGGCCAAAATTGGCTTTAGAACCTGTAATGCTGAAGATTTATTACGCTTACTTCATTTTTACCTGGCTCATGAACCCGATAATATTTACCCCAAATCCTCCTCTTATGATCCAACGCAACTCATTAAGCATCAGGTGGTTGGCCGTGATTTTGATGTAGAGGTAGCCAAAGAAGGCCTGCTTTTTAGTGGGGTTAATAATCAAGGAAAGGCTTTTGAAACTGTGGGTTCCGTGATGACCATCGATGGTTTACCGAGTGAGTACCATCTTTGGGACAACATTAATAACAGTGCCAATATTTTTCATCCAGAACAAAGCATCCCCTGTAATCACATTATTTCTGTTACTTATCTGGTTGACGAACAAAATAAAGCGCAGGGACGTGCGAATCGCAAGACCAGTGATTTGGATAAAAAAGCGAAAGGCGATTATGCGCTGCATGTTGCCGGTACAGAAAAAAAAGCGCGTGAATGGCGTCATTTTCGTGATGATTTGGCTTCAGGAAAGACGCGTTCTTGTAAGATGCTGTATAACGTCGTGCTATTTTCCAGACGTTCCGAATATGCCCGCGATGTGGAAGCAGCTCGTACCTGTTTTTCTTATAACGGTATTAAGCTCGCGCTAAGCCGTAGGATGCAATCTCCCTATTTTCTAGCAACATTGCCTTTTTTATTTACGAATCATCTCCAAAAAGGATTTCAGCTACCCACGATGATGTGGCCTATTTCCTCATGGAATGCGACTCAATACATGCCTATTCTTTCGGATTGGTCGGGTACGGGATCGGGCATTTTATTGCCGACACTACGCAACCAATTTTCTTGTATTGATCCATTCTCAGGTAAGTTGGGCACGAATTACAACATTTCTGTGACCGGCACATCAGGCGGGGGAAAGAGTTTTTTTATTCAAATGCTGATGCTCAACGTGCTGTTCAACGGCGGGGATCTCTTTATTGTCGATGTCGGGGGAAGTTATAAGAAGTTATGCCACACCTTAGGCGGTGTGTATCTGGAATACTCCAATTTGGCAATGAATCCCTTTACTCATGTCACGAATATTGGCAAAGAAATACAGCATATTCTTTCTTTGTTTCAATTATTAGCGTGCGCTAAGGATGGAGCCAGTGATGATGACCGAGGAACGTTACGAGAGGCAATATTGCAGGCGTTTTTTGAACATCAGCAAGCCACATTAATTGATCATGTGCAGGCTAAGCTTCTGGAGTTGCATCAGAACGACCGAGAAAAATACCCTACAGGGAAAATTCTGGCGAAAAATCTTGATCCCTATTGCACTCATTCAGAGCATGGTACGGTCTTTAATGCGCCTTCTAAGTTAGCGCCTGATGCACGCATTATTGTCGTGGATTTAAAAGAAATTGAGGACGATGAACACATTCGTGCACCGGTTTTACTGTCTATTTTGTCTCAGTTTCAAGGCCGTATGTTTAATTCCGATCGTAGCCGTCAAAAAATGTGCATCATTGATGAAGCCTGGTCCTTATTCTCTGGCGATCAAATTGCAGTGAATTTCATTAACCGAGGGTTTCGTACAGGGCGGCGGCATAATGCTTCTTTTGTGACGATCACGCAAGGTATCGATGATTATTACGCCTTCCCTGAAGCACGTGCTGCTTGGGAAAATTCTGCTATCAAACTCATTTTTCTTCAAGATGGAGATTCCCTTGTCAAGCACCAACAAGAGCATAACACGTTTTCTGATTTTGAATTTAAATTACTTTCTTCTTTTCCTAAAGCGAAGGACGCTGGATTTTCACAAGTTCTGATTCGTGCAGACGGTATTTCCTCGTTTCATCGGCTCTTTGTTGATCCGTTTACACGGGTCCTATTGTCTTCTGATGGACGCGATTATCAAGCGGTAATGAATTACATCGCGCAGGGGCGATCGTACATTCATGCCGCCATGCTGGTAGCCAACAAACACTATGGCCTATCCAAAAACGTGTTAGTGGAAGGAGGGCTTGCTGATGCTGCGTAATTATAAAACCCAACTCTTGATTCTAGCGGGTTTAGTCTTGTCTGGAATGGTGTTATGGAGCATGCACAAGCCCGCACCCCTGGCTGTGGTGGATATGCAGCGGTTACTGAATCAGCCGGCGGTTTTATTGAGCCAAAGTAATTTATCAGAACAAGAGCAAAAAAAGGTGTTAAAGCAGTATTCATCGTTGTTGCCTCAGACCTTGTCTCAGTATGGGGCTTCTCATCATGTGACCCTAATCACCGCAACAGTGATTTCCAGTGGACGTTTCGATGTGACGGATGAGGTGATTGCAGCAACCTTGGAACAGTTGGGTGCACTATGAAAAAAGTGGCGAGCTTGATTGCAGCACTCTTAATGAACGTTGCTCCGATATATGCCAAAAACTTAGGCAATTACGGCCAGCTTTTTCCTGTTGTCGAGCAAGACATCCGTCAGGTCATCATGGCGAAGCTGCATCGCTTAGAGCAATCAGGTGCCTTGAAACAACATCAACAACAAATAGTGGCGCGAGTGGAGGAGCATGTGAGAAGACCAAAACCACTTCATTTACCTACGACGAACACTCCTAAAACGCATGAATTAGATCCAAGTATCGTCGTGAATCAAACGCTTTACACCCAGGATGGGACGATTATTGCGAAGAAAGGGGTGCACCTTAATCCTTTTGAACGCGTATCTTTTTCTAAAACACTGTTTTTTTTCGATGCCGATGATCCGAAGCAACTCGCCTGGGCCAAAGCGCATTATAAGCATTTTGACCAGGTGAAATTTATTTTAACCGGAGGGGATGTTAAGGAGGCCTCCGAGGTTTTGGGTTCGGTTTATTTTGATTTAGAAGGGCGCTTGAGTCGTTATTTTCACTTAAAGCATGTGCCTTCCGTAGCCAGCCAAAAAGGATTGGTTTGGCGTATTCAAGAAATTGGTCAATACGAGTTACGCAAATAGGAGTAGGTACTATGAATAAAAAAACGTTGATTACCCGATTCATGGTGCTGTTTTTATTGAGTTCGCTGAACTTCATCTATGCGTCTCAGTG encodes the following:
- a CDS encoding TraB/VirB10 family protein, whose product is MMKSFKKLIKKSKKANLNQSAKMEQLRNGLAFLLLGGLCYGFYLYSSKPQSTLPTNKKPVFDGVLDSAFSKLSDEAVLEKQQRQIDALKALVEKNKKNTPNKSDDLVSENQALLSAMQKQLEQLALENKEINGKLQVALLKNSQTSLAAVAPRPPTREEIEARHKQRILDEKAYYGKAGLETVHFNYRRQQKEERTPDNYVWAGTHAEGILLSGAKGDAGINGAKNMGTALIRLDSNGIMPNNRHSRLNGCLAIVSTYGDLSDDAVVMHLETLSCAKPNLSFEQKVYGAVYDLDAMQDLRGTSILKTKPLLEYSAAAGILAGFGDGLKNLNTAQTINPGAGTITTYGQASTLMQSAAGGAVSNPANKISDYIMKIADIYHPLVVARAGRRVSIMFTKGFWIDRAHQSFESGKSIDNQSAQNEAAITTTISRAGGEGGESSSGESTAPQSTFQSDTQTAQQFLNQNGMPNQPLFSTVNPTGDVHG
- the traC gene encoding type IV secretion system protein TraC → MFATLKKYVQGFRNSIDDYLVDGEESSSQNTLNVGDHQYPLFCKELPYQYYDEESHLFINRWNTGLLYRITPLTGANEKIAEQLDSILRTKVSDEFTLQLILVKHNQVGHELDAFSNQFMTPDFEQLSVMGKSLRSFYGEAAVHGFKTNTNVNPRITQTECYVVVDKIKGKNEEEVKACFAQFRIAFEASLMSAKIGFRTCNAEDLLRLLHFYLAHEPDNIYPKSSSYDPTQLIKHQVVGRDFDVEVAKEGLLFSGVNNQGKAFETVGSVMTIDGLPSEYHLWDNINNSANIFHPEQSIPCNHIISVTYLVDEQNKAQGRANRKTSDLDKKAKGDYALHVAGTEKKAREWRHFRDDLASGKTRSCKMLYNVVLFSRRSEYARDVEAARTCFSYNGIKLALSRRMQSPYFLATLPFLFTNHLQKGFQLPTMMWPISSWNATQYMPILSDWSGTGSGILLPTLRNQFSCIDPFSGKLGTNYNISVTGTSGGGKSFFIQMLMLNVLFNGGDLFIVDVGGSYKKLCHTLGGVYLEYSNLAMNPFTHVTNIGKEIQHILSLFQLLACAKDGASDDDRGTLREAILQAFFEHQQATLIDHVQAKLLELHQNDREKYPTGKILAKNLDPYCTHSEHGTVFNAPSKLAPDARIIVVDLKEIEDDEHIRAPVLLSILSQFQGRMFNSDRSRQKMCIIDEAWSLFSGDQIAVNFINRGFRTGRRHNASFVTITQGIDDYYAFPEARAAWENSAIKLIFLQDGDSLVKHQQEHNTFSDFEFKLLSSFPKAKDAGFSQVLIRADGISSFHRLFVDPFTRVLLSSDGRDYQAVMNYIAQGRSYIHAAMLVANKHYGLSKNVLVEGGLADAA
- the trbI gene encoding type-F conjugative transfer system protein TrbI; the encoded protein is MLRNYKTQLLILAGLVLSGMVLWSMHKPAPLAVVDMQRLLNQPAVLLSQSNLSEQEQKKVLKQYSSLLPQTLSQYGASHHVTLITATVISSGRFDVTDEVIAATLEQLGAL
- the traW gene encoding type-F conjugative transfer system protein TraW; this translates as MKKVASLIAALLMNVAPIYAKNLGNYGQLFPVVEQDIRQVIMAKLHRLEQSGALKQHQQQIVARVEEHVRRPKPLHLPTTNTPKTHELDPSIVVNQTLYTQDGTIIAKKGVHLNPFERVSFSKTLFFFDADDPKQLAWAKAHYKHFDQVKFILTGGDVKEASEVLGSVYFDLEGRLSRYFHLKHVPSVASQKGLVWRIQEIGQYELRK